Genomic DNA from Calditrichota bacterium:
TTTTTCTTCATAGCTCAAATCGCTTGTAGCACTTTCTCCAACAAGGTTTAAATCAATATTTAAACCTAATTGAACAGTCCAATCAGGAAAGTTTGGAGGTAAATCGACTTGAGAGCTCACGTCAGGAATACCAGAAGTATTATTTCTATCATCTGGAGATATCCTAAAATCCACACCAAAATCAAGTGCAATCCAGTTAATTGGCTTATACCGAATACTCGGTGACAAAAACGCCCATTCTTCAGCACTATAAACATAAGTATTGGGTTGTTGAAGAAACACCATTCCAGTCAATTCTAAACGGAAATCAAAAAGTCCAGTTGGGTATGCAAAAGCCATAGCCATACGAAAATCACTTGAATTAACAGTGGAGTTAAGTTTTTCACCATTAAATGTTTCATAAAGGAAGGTACCGTGTTCATTATAATTCCAAAATCCAGCATTAAAGTGAGCATTAAAAGAACGGTCTGGCAGATATGGATCAGCAAAATAAGAAATGGCGTACATTAGACCATACTGAACTGATTCAGTTGTGTATTCAGTAAAGGGGTAGTTGTGAACTTCACCAGTTGGGATACGAAAACTTGCCATTACTGCTTGCGAAAAATGATTTCTGGCAAATGTAAAAGAACCTGTTTTTAATGTTACAAAAATATCATCAGGTAGATTAAATTCATTTTCAGCATGAGTATCCTGGTATAACCTTACTCCAACCGATGCATCAAAATGTTCCATTATTCCATATGTAAAAACAAAATTACCTTGTACAAGCCAATAATTAATAGACTCAAAGTTATCAGGTTTAATATCACCCAAAAAATCACCAATTTTTGAGTAAAAATTTGTATT
This window encodes:
- a CDS encoding TMF family protein, with the translated sequence MKKFIIFSTALVLLGVQNLFAQLPNGEKTLLHTQTGKVYPKGKLGIYSNTNFYSKIGDFLGDIKPDNFESINYWLVQGNFVFTYGIMEHFDASVGVRLYQDTHAENEFNLPDDIFVTLKTGSFTFARNHFSQAVMASFRIPTGEVHNYPFTEYTTESVQYGLMYAISYFADPYLPDRSFNAHFNAGFWNYNEHGTFLYETFNGEKLNSTVNSSDFRMAMAFAYPTGLFDFRLELTGMVFLQQPNTYVYSAEEWAFLSPSIRYKPINWIALDFGVDFRISPDDRNNTSGIPDVSSQVDLPPNFPDWTVQLGLNIDLNLVGESATSDLSYEEKKAREKVEMFEAVVSEREKSESVQNEIENLKKVRKEAEKEIDELKKILDDDQ